In Gimesia panareensis, the genomic window GTGAAGAGACCGCAGCCACCGACACCGAAGGCATTGAGCACCACGTCAGCCCCGAAACGCTGAAGCTGATGGAAAAATTCATTGCCCAGTCACAGAGCTGACCAGCCTGCTGGATTTATTTTTCCGTTGACGCCGGATCGGGTAATGCCTCGGTGTTGAGAACGCACTGATAAAACTTCTGGCGTTTCAGCAGCCGCTCTAGTGCGGGAAGGTTCATTTCCCCTTTCGTCTGGAACGTGATCTCCTTTTTTGCTTCATCGATCTGGATACTCTTCAGATCGATCCAGGCAAATCCGTCTAACGCGGTACGTGCACTGCGGGCGACGTTCTGTTTGCCGGCATACAGTCCGTATTGAATGGTCACCTTCAGGTGCTTGCCTTCCGCCTGCTTGCCGGAGGAACCGGTAGCCATTCCCGCCCCGGCCCCAGCAACGATACCAATCCCGCGCGGGTGGGCGTTACCCTTCCCCTGGGGAGGGTCGGTTTTGACATACGTGGCATCGATTTTGTTATTCCCCAGCGATTCAGTGATCATACGGATTTCACTCTGCTCATTGCCGCCAATCCGGATTTTGATATTGAAGGTTCCCTGATCAAAGTCCATCTGGAGTGAGTTGGGAATGTAGCGATCTAACCTGTATGCTAAAACCCCATCCGTTTTATCCCGAATATATTCCCGATCGTTACGCGGCCCGAATTCATTTCGATTGGCGAACTGGAAATAGAGTGTCTTCTCAGAGGATTCCGGATCGTACTGCACGTCATGTACGGCGACGATCTCATCAGCGACCTTAAAACTAAAAAAGAACAGGGAATTGACCATGTTTGCCAGGTCTGCCGGCGGAGTCCGATCCATTTGAAAGGCAATCAGCAACTGGTTTGGATCCACTTCAATCGATTCCGGGATATAGCCACTGAGATGTCCCTTAAAGTGGGAGTTCATCCTCAAAGCAGCCCGGGCCAGTTCCCTCTTTAATTCATCTGGATTGAGCTCACTGGTAAGTAATCTGCCAAAAGATTCTGTTTCAGTCACCCGTAAAACAACGAGTTGTTTCGGACGCCCCGGGGTGCAAAATGGGGGGGCCGGCGGACCGGTTTTGATGGGCTGGTCTGACAGGAGCGTAACATTAAAAAAAGCATCATTGATCCGTTTAGACAGAGAGGGGCCGGGCTCGTGATCCAGTTGAAATGTCACGGTCTCATCTACAAAATTCACATCCAGCGAGCCAGGGATATATCCGGAAATGATTTTCGTCAAGGCAAACAACAGGCCGCTATAGACCCTCCCTCTGTCATGGTTATAGGATTTCCCAACGTCTAAACGAATCAGTCGCGACCTTTTAAAGCCCTGGATCTTAAAGGTCACCTGCGTCGGCTTGATTTGATCGGGAGTTCTCAACTCCCGAATGGTATTGGGGATCGGGGCCACATTCACGGGAATCGAAGGGATCTTGTTAATTCGTGAATAGAGATACGACTCTGGGTATCGAGTCAGATGGACGGTCATTTTCAGAGATTCCAGATCGACCTTCAGGGTACCGGGAATATATTCCGGAATGGACTGTGACAGGTGATGATTCAGAATCTGTGCCAGAACGCTGGCCCCGGCAGCCGGATTGGCGACAAGCTGTTTCGAGATGGATTCATCAATTCCCTTGATCTCGAAATCGACTTTGTAATCGAGATCATCACCTTCATCTTCAGGAAGCTCCAGAGCGACAACTTCGGGAGTTTCCGAAATCTGAATCTTGATCTCAGAATTGTCGTTGATGCTGTCGGACACCTGCTTCGCGATCTGGGGATCCGCCTGCAGGCTGAGGAGTTTCTTTTCCAGATCGATCTGTGTTGATCCAGACAGATAGGAAGGGATTTTCGCCAGCTGCAGTTCCAGGTCCACTGTCCTGGCAAGACTCCTTGATAAATGGTCATACGTTGATTCCAAATTCTGGCCCGCTTTGCTGATCGAGTTTGCGATCGAATCATCGAGTTTGACGATTTGATAGACCAGGAGATGCGACTCCGCTGCCTGGGCGGGTGTGAGTGACTGATTACCCGCAGCCCCCTGATCCGCCATCGGTGCGACAGGTTCCTTCGGAACCGTACTGGCAATGGCTGCCTGAGGCTTCTCCTCAGCAGCTGCAGGCTCTGTTGTGTCGGCCCTGGCCACTTCCATTTCCGCGGCAGCGGATTCTTCTTTTTCGGCCACTGCATCGTCAGACTGTTTCTCAGTCATCAGTTTCGCAGCGAGATTCTCCGAGGGCTTTTTGGAACTCGAAGATCCCGTATTTAAGGCAATCAGACCGATGCCTCCCACCACGATCACCAGGATGACCGCCAGGCCGATCCATTTCATGGAGTCTCCGGACGGTTGGGGCTTCCCCGCCGCCCTCCCTCGGGGACGGCCTGATCGTTCGCGGGGAGCCGGGCGCTCTTCGTATTCATCGTCCTCTTCCCACAAATCGTTCTCGAAATCCTGCTTCGCAGGGGCCTTCTGTAGTTTCGGTTTTGTTTTTCGGGAAGCAGACGGAGATTGGGAGATCACAAACGGCGTCTGGCATTTGGGGCAGGCGACTTTTTTCCCCAGCGCAGCTTTGGATTTTGCTTTAAATGTAGCGCCGCAGTGTGGACATTCAATCACAGTGGTCTCAGACATGAAAACAGCCTTCAATGAAATCGTTATGAGCACTCGTAAGAGTAAACTCTGGTTCACCTGCAATCAATACTGTTTAGCAGTAATCAAAACAGAATTTAACCAGGGCTTCACAGAGAGGTTTGACTCAGCTGAAACCCCTTATTGAATAAGAAAATCAAGGCGAGACTCCTCTGTCAAAATCTTCCCCTGCATTCCGGGATTCCTTACTGAAACGGGTCCGCGAGTCTGCTAGGATAAGAAGAAGTTCACACTGAATATTCATCAATCATTATGGAGAAGTTTCATGATCCACAGCCTCGGTCGATCTCTACTGTTCGCTTTCGCGTGCAGTGTTCTGTTTTTCACAATGACATCAATCGCTCCCGCAGCTGATTCCAAACCCAACGTTCTCTTTCTGATCTGCGACGATCTCAACTGCGACCTGGGCTGCTACGGACATCCACAGGTACAGTCCCCCAATATTGACAAGCTGGCCAAACGGGGAGTCCGCTTCCAGAACGCTTACTGTCAGTTCCCCCTCTGTGGTCCCAGTCGGGCTTCCTTCATGACCGGCATGTACCCTGACCAGACGCTCGTACATCGCAATGCCATCTACATTCGCGAGCACGTTCCCAATGTGAAGACCATTCCGCAGATGTTTCGCGATAACGGCTACTTCGCCACCCGGGTCGGTAAGATCTATCATTACAATGTTCCCAAGCACATCGGAACCGGCGGACACGATGATCCCTACTCGTGGAATCAGACCTTCAATCCCCGCGGCCGGGACGTGGATGATGAAGACCTGATCTTCAGCCTGACTCCCGGCAGTTTTGGAGGCACGCTCAGCTGGCTCGCTGCAGACGGGACCGACGAAGAACAGACCGACGGCATTGCCGCCGATATCGCCATCAAGCAACTCAAAAAGTTTGCGAAAAGTAAACAGCCTTTCTTCCTGGCAGTGGGTCTGTATCGGCCACATACTCCCTATGTTGCGCCCAAAGATTATTTCAAAAAATACCCCACCGATCAGATCAATGTCCCGCAGATTCCTGATGGATATCTCAATACGATTCCCAAACCGGCCCGTCAGTCGGTCACACGGAAAAAAAATCAGGTTAACCTGCCAGACAATCTGGCACGACAGGCGATTCAGGCGTATTACTCGTCGATCACTTTCGCCGATGCGCAGCTGGGAAAAATCCTGCATGCTCTGAAAGAAAGCGGACTGGAAGACAATACGATCATCGTCTTCACTTCCGATCACGGCTATCACATGGGTGAGCATGGTCACTGGCAAAAGACGACACTCTTTGAAAACGCAACACACGTTCCGCTGATCATTGCCGGTCCCGGTGTACTGGCGAAAGGGCAGACCGCGGAATCTCCCGCGGAGATGGTCGACTTCTATCCGACCCTGGCCGAGCTGTGTGAGATGAAAGCCCCCGCTTCGGCTGCCGGTGTGAGCCAGGTACCAACGCTCAAGGATGCTTCCGTGTCATCGCGTGATTCCGCTTTCACGCAATATGCGAACGGCTACAGCCTGCGGACTCCCCGTTACCGCTATACCGAATGGGGCGAAGACGGAAAACAGGGCGTCGAACTTTACGATCACACCACCGACGCTGCTGAAATGAAGAACCTGGGAACTGATCCCGCGACGGCAGAAGTCCGTGCGAAACTGGCGAAACAGTTACATAAACGGATCGAACAGGCGAACGTCCATCCCAAGGGAGTGACGCAGGTCAAATTCGAAAACAGGCGACGTGTCCCTAAATAAAAATTCATAACCGCACTTGTAATTCCTCTGTGGGTTGTTTTGAATGGAAGGTGCGCCCTATGTGAACCTTCCTTCAAACTCCCCTCAGCAGGAATTGAACATGAATCTTTCCCGACGTGCGTTTTCGAAATCTCTGTTCCTGGCCGGCCTGGGTTGTGCTGCCGGTCAATGGCCTGCCAGAAGCTCACAGGCTGCCGCCCCCAAAATCGAAGCCGGCACCGGGTTTATTGATGTTCACACTCACATCGGCACTTACACCGACCCGAAGAAGAATCTCTCGGTCGAAGGCCTGTTGCGGTGGATGGATGAGAATGAAGTCGAAAAAGCGGTCGTGCTGCCGTTGACTTCACCTGAATCAACGAAGTATCTGCAGACCACCGAATCCGCGCTCGCAGCCGGCAAAGCGTATCCCGATCGTTTGATTCCCTTCTGCTCAGTCGATCCCCGCACAACTCATGCGGGCTCTGTCCAGTCACTGGTCAGCATGATTCAGGCCTGGGTCGATCAGGGAGCCAAAGGGTTCGGCGAACACAAGGTCGGGCTCAATTTTGACGACCCGCTGATGATGCGTGTCTACGAAGCCTGTCAGGAAGTTGGTATTCCGCTGCTGTTCCATATCGATAACATCCGCGGCAAAGACGTCCCCGGTCTGAAAAGACTGGAGAATGCGCTCAAGACTTTTCCCGAATTGAACTTCATCGGCCATGGTCCCGGCTGGTGGGCTTCCATCTCTGGAGGACTCGATCAGAAATCACTGGGCGGTTATCCCAAGACCAAAGTCAAACCGGGTGGGGCGATCGACGATCTGATGAGCCGCTATCCCAACATCTATGGCGATCTCTCTGCCGGCTCGGGAGCCAACGCGATTTCCCGCGACCTCGCTTTTGGCACCGAGTTCCTGATCCGTCGCCAGGACCGGATTCTGTTCGGCACCGATTACCTCGCTCCCGGGCAGAATGTCCCACAGTTCGAGCTGTTCGAGACGCTGGTCCTTCCGGATACGGTTCGCAGTAAGATCTGCAGGGAAAACGCGATCAAGCTGCTGAAACTGTCTTGATCGCGATCCGTTTCTCCAGCAGATCGAGTTCGGATTATGACAGTTACAGCCCCGGAATGTGCACACAGGAATACGCTTTCGATGTTTCTCGAGAATAAAGGGGAATTTCGCGCTGTTCTTTCCGATCATATTTGTGTATGCTGATCATTAAATAACCTTAACATTCCTGCCAGCGCCGCTCACCACACAGGAAAAGAGATAAAAACTGCTTTTTTATTTACTGAACCGGTTTTTATCTAATCCTAAATAAATAATCGAATCCTCGATTTTGAGATGGGAGAATTCGGATGTCCCAGTCAGACTTCAGCCCGGAAAATGCCCACGGAATACACCATCAGAGTGGCAGCAGTTTCGCCAGCTTCGCCCCCGGCTCAGACCTGATTCGCAGCGGCAGCCGTCGCTGGTTCCTGCAGACAGGTATGGCAGGACTGGCCGGTCTGTCTCTTCCCGAACTGTTACGGCAGAAGGCACAAGCAGCTCCCCAGGCACAGACCAGTCAGAAGTTTCAGGCCAAGTCCGTGATTATGATCTGGCTTTCTGGTGGCCCCAGTCAGCTCGATACCTGGGATCTGAAACCGCAGGCCCCCAAGGAAATCCGCGGACCGTTTAATCCGATTCAGACCTCGGTCAGTGGTATCGAAATCTGCGAGCATCTACCCAAGCAGGCGGCAATGATGGACAAATTCGCCATCATCCGTTCCATGGATGCCACCGCCAGCAATCATACACCCACCACGTTCCAGGCAGCGAATCCCAAATCTCGGCGAACGAACGACAACCGTGATGGAGGCGGCTATCCGTCAATGGGTTCGGTCGCTGCGAAATTCCGCGGTCCCAACGTTCCCGGTATGCCGGGCTTTGTGGCACTCGCGGACAGCATGGTGTCAGACATTTATGGTGCCGGCCACCTGGGTCACCGCTATGAACCGCTGGATGGTGTCAAAGCAGCCGGCAAGTTTGGCATGCCCAATGGAGTTTCGTCATCCCGTCTGACCAGCCGCGATGAACTGCGCCGGCAGTTTGACCAGCTGCGAAAACATGCCGATCTGTCGCCCGATCTTTCCCTGCAGGATCGATACGTGCAGGAAGCGTACGACATGGTCCTCTCGGGTAATGTTGCCAAAGCCTTTGATGTGAGCAAAGAACCGCAGAAGATCCGCGACCAGTATGGAGCTCATTCCTTCGGCCGCAAATCACTGCTGGCCCGCCGCCTCGTGGAAGCCGGTGTGACGTTCATCACCATGAGCGATGCCTGGGGGCACTGGGATCACCATGGCGACGAAGTGAAATGGGGCGGGATTACCAAAGGTCTGAAACCGATGCTTCCTGTCTTCGATCACGGCATCACCACCCTCGTCAGTGATCTGGAAGAGCGCGGTCTGCTCGATTCGACACTGGTACTGGTGCTGGGTGAATTCGGCCGTGGTCCGGTCATCACGAAAACCGATGGTCGTGGCCACTGGACTCCCGTGATGTCGATGCTGGCAGCGGGTGCGGGTGTGCCCGGCGGTCAGGTGATCGGTGCGACAGACCGACGTGGCGGTGAGATCGCCGAACGACGACTGGGCCCGGGCGACCTGGGCGCCACCGTATTCAAGAAACTGGGCATCGATCCCTACGGCCACTGGATCAAACCAGGTGGACGTCCCACGCCACTGGTCGAAGGTCCTTCAGGTCCGATCGCCGAACTGGGTTAAGCGGCAGTTCATTTTCCAGGTGGAACGTCTGTCGGAAACCGTGCCTGCATGTCCTGCAGCATCTGTTTCAGTTGTGATCCGAGCTGCGCCGTCTGCTTGGGCTGGCGATCACTCAAATCGTGCTGCTCACCCGGATCACGGCGCAAATCATACAGTTCCCGCTTTCCCGATTCATAAAACTGCAGCAGCTTCCAGTCTCCCACCCGGATGGCTGAAACAGGCCGGGTCTTGCTGACCGCGAAGTCGTTGACGCCGATGGTCTCTTTGGATTTGGTGTACCCTTTTTCCGGATGGTAATACGGGAAATGCCAGGTCAGTGCCCGTGTCGGCCAGTCAGCTGACTTCCCTTCCAAGAGTGGCACCAGACTTTTGCCATCCAGGGTCAAATCAGTGCAGTTGCCTCCAGCCACTTCACAGAAGGTGGGAAAGAGATCCGTCCCGGTAACGGGTTTCGCACAGACGCTTCCCGCTTTCACATGTCCTGGCCAGCGGACCAGCAGAGGCACGCGAATCCCCGCCTCATACAGGTTCCACTTGCTTCCCCGCAGCGGACCATTGGCAGCGTACTCGGGATGACCACCATTGTCTGAAGTAAAGACAATGAGCGTAGAATCGCGT contains:
- a CDS encoding DUF1501 domain-containing protein; its protein translation is MSQSDFSPENAHGIHHQSGSSFASFAPGSDLIRSGSRRWFLQTGMAGLAGLSLPELLRQKAQAAPQAQTSQKFQAKSVIMIWLSGGPSQLDTWDLKPQAPKEIRGPFNPIQTSVSGIEICEHLPKQAAMMDKFAIIRSMDATASNHTPTTFQAANPKSRRTNDNRDGGGYPSMGSVAAKFRGPNVPGMPGFVALADSMVSDIYGAGHLGHRYEPLDGVKAAGKFGMPNGVSSSRLTSRDELRRQFDQLRKHADLSPDLSLQDRYVQEAYDMVLSGNVAKAFDVSKEPQKIRDQYGAHSFGRKSLLARRLVEAGVTFITMSDAWGHWDHHGDEVKWGGITKGLKPMLPVFDHGITTLVSDLEERGLLDSTLVLVLGEFGRGPVITKTDGRGHWTPVMSMLAAGAGVPGGQVIGATDRRGGEIAERRLGPGDLGATVFKKLGIDPYGHWIKPGGRPTPLVEGPSGPIAELG
- a CDS encoding sulfatase, with the translated sequence MIHSLGRSLLFAFACSVLFFTMTSIAPAADSKPNVLFLICDDLNCDLGCYGHPQVQSPNIDKLAKRGVRFQNAYCQFPLCGPSRASFMTGMYPDQTLVHRNAIYIREHVPNVKTIPQMFRDNGYFATRVGKIYHYNVPKHIGTGGHDDPYSWNQTFNPRGRDVDDEDLIFSLTPGSFGGTLSWLAADGTDEEQTDGIAADIAIKQLKKFAKSKQPFFLAVGLYRPHTPYVAPKDYFKKYPTDQINVPQIPDGYLNTIPKPARQSVTRKKNQVNLPDNLARQAIQAYYSSITFADAQLGKILHALKESGLEDNTIIVFTSDHGYHMGEHGHWQKTTLFENATHVPLIIAGPGVLAKGQTAESPAEMVDFYPTLAELCEMKAPASAAGVSQVPTLKDASVSSRDSAFTQYANGYSLRTPRYRYTEWGEDGKQGVELYDHTTDAAEMKNLGTDPATAEVRAKLAKQLHKRIEQANVHPKGVTQVKFENRRRVPK
- a CDS encoding amidohydrolase family protein → MNLSRRAFSKSLFLAGLGCAAGQWPARSSQAAAPKIEAGTGFIDVHTHIGTYTDPKKNLSVEGLLRWMDENEVEKAVVLPLTSPESTKYLQTTESALAAGKAYPDRLIPFCSVDPRTTHAGSVQSLVSMIQAWVDQGAKGFGEHKVGLNFDDPLMMRVYEACQEVGIPLLFHIDNIRGKDVPGLKRLENALKTFPELNFIGHGPGWWASISGGLDQKSLGGYPKTKVKPGGAIDDLMSRYPNIYGDLSAGSGANAISRDLAFGTEFLIRRQDRILFGTDYLAPGQNVPQFELFETLVLPDTVRSKICRENAIKLLKLS